The nucleotide window GAGTTACTATGTGTTCTTCTCTAAGCTTTGCTTAGATGAATAAATCTACTTCCTATGGTTATATTTATCCATTTTGGTGTCAATTTATAAGGTGGTTATGCTTACTTTGCCCACTTGCTTCATTCAGGGTATGGATATGGCTGTTTCAAAGTTGAATGGTGGTGGGTGGGTTCACATCTTCCCAGAAGGTAGTCGTTCACGGGATGGTGGGAAAACCATTGGGTCTTCCAAGAGAGGTGTTGGGAGGTAAGAATTTGTTGTGAGACATGTTCTTCTATTATCCACCTAGGGAAGAGGAGAGTTCCAATCTTGTTCATTTGCTTACCGTAACTTTTACTAATGAGACATTTTAGAACTCTTTAATTCTGCTATCTGTTGTGTGAtttgcttcatttttttcttgaatgatATATTTAACAGTTGTATGTTAGTGCTCAACAGGTTAGTCTTAGATGCTGATAATATCCCAATGGTTGTTCCATTTGTGCATACTGGGATGCAGGAAGTCATGCCTATAGGTGCTACCTTTCCAAGGTTTGGCAAAACAGTAAGTATTCAAAGTATTCTTCTTGCTCTTGCATACAAAGTATTCTAACTCatgcattttattttcattgcaATAGATGTTCACATTTGGGGGATTGAAATAAAAGTTTCTGccttttcaatcttatttaGAATgctgaaaaaaggaaaataaaaggatGGTACTTGATTTTTTGTTGTATGATCACAATATTCACTTTCTGCTTTGTATCAACCCCCTTCCCTTTCTGAAGGTCGTTCAACACTACGGCTGCCTTAAGTAGGAAGTAGTTTGGTACTATTGTACCATGTGGCTTGTTAATTAATAATGGTGATGCTGATACTTTGCTGTGGATTactgttatttaatattctCACTGTTTATTAACCTTTTCTAGGCCCACATATTGGAATCATATTTTTGTGTCCAGTTTAATAACTTCCAAAATAGTTCACATTCTAATATTTTGTAGGTAACTGTACTTATCGGTGATCCCATCGAGTTTGATGATTTGCTTAACGAGGAACAAGAAGAAAGCTTATCAAGGGGAATGCTTTATGATGCTATAGCTTCAAGGATTGGCCATCGACTGCATAAGTTAAAAGTCCAAGTTGACAGGCTTGCTCTTGAGCAACCAACTGCTGAACGTGCAGCTGAGATCCTGCAACAGCTTGACTGTGAACCGTTTGGTATCCGCAATCACATATCAACCGAAGATTACTTACTCGCACAAGAAACCCAGGCTCAAACCAACCTAGATTGTTCACAAGAACAACCACTTTTCAGAATGGGATTCTGGCACAAAGGTGCATTTGCTTCAAGGATGTGTGGCTATATGGACCCTTCTGAGCTAATGGGTTTTGCTGCCAGAGGTTTGTTCATGAAACATAGTCGATCAGGTGATAGGGTTGCAAGTGTTAGAGAGATAGGACCATTGAGAGCATGGAAACATTATCTCGAAGCTAGTCTATTAGGAAGGTGGAATACATGCTAGGAATACTCTCTCCAGTCTCCAGGCATCTGTAATCCCTGAAATTTTGACGCTCACAGCCAAAATGCAAAACACTTCTAGaaagtgttttcttttttgtttccatAATTAGCTTGTACATAGCTTCTTTCTTTTTGAACAATTTGACTATTCAGAAAGTGTTTTAGGATGTCAAAATAGAGAATTTGCGCTGTTAATTTCCTTCTTTTGATAAGTTAAAAGAAGGATGATTACAAGTCTGATTACTAGTTGGAATGAATGAATGTAATTATGATTAGTTGGATTGATTACATTAGGTTCAATCAATGACGATAATTACTTGCACCCATAAGTTTTTACGAGAATCATGTGAATAACGTCTTCCGGATGAACCGTTAGGTCGGATGATAAGATACTTGAACCAGGATCCACTAGTCGGAATGATCAACCCTTGGATTTTATGGTCTGAAAACGTTGTTTTTGTCTTGCGTATAGGAAAAGGGTATTTTAAgcaattaatatttaatgactaaaatacccttatattgcatgacaattttttaaaaaaattgatttaatattttctacACCATTaaccttataaataattataaaatggaaggattaaattttttgttataaaaatttattataaattaagaataaatttaatctaaattaatttgaattcaaatctatACTGATTTTAAATGAGCAAAATTTAAGAGTTCGAGATTCAGACGAACATTATCGCATTATAgatcattttatcaattattttttatattttttggacGATTTTTCtgctcttttatttatttattttttatgattttattttctcctgTAACTTTATTGGTCACCAAAAGGTCCTATCGAGTTCGAAGATCGGCTCCCTCCCACTTGTAATATCCAATACTttgtatttattcattttcccCCTGTTCATCGAAATCATTTCTACTCACACACCCCCAGGCCCTTTACAGATCAtacaactctctctctcttcccaccttttttattttattttattttatttttccattttcccAAAATTTTCACTCCTCGCTCGCTCCTTTCCTTTCAAATCCACACCCCACTAACATTGCTTCAATTCAAGTCCTTCACGCGTGCCAACACATGGCGGAAGAGTCCGAGCTCAGCTGTAAACAGAAGAAAGAGATCGCCAAATGGTTCCTCCTCAACGCTCCCGCCGGCGAAATCCAATACGTCGCCAAaggttttctttcttgtttttttttctcttaatgaTCAATTTGAATCGGCACGTTTTGGATCCATTCACATTGATTTCATTGAATTAACCGCCATTGGGTTTTCTTTTCGCTTCTGAAGATTTGAAATCGGTTTTGAATGACGATGACGTGTACAACGAGGCGGCTTCTGAGTCGTTCCCTATTTACAACAAATCTCACATGATTTGCATCCAAATGCCTGCTGGAACTGGAGATGTaagtctttttaattttttctgattTGTTCggttttagatttttgagtaTTGTATGAGATATTAGTCTATTGGTTactgattatttttatttatatatatatatatatatatatatatatat belongs to Mangifera indica cultivar Alphonso chromosome 2, CATAS_Mindica_2.1, whole genome shotgun sequence and includes:
- the LOC123197829 gene encoding tafazzin, with product MAVQRIDRGDLWKNKVRALQLQLRDRFRVAVDRHRRRRHRPQIFASDGSLSTAIQRWLGLFRDFRRDALPSASSAFYRKRVSQDLNVEEDSVLVRMLQAVAVPVIGNVCHVFMNGLNRVQVYGVEKLHDALLRRPKNKPLITVSNHVASVDDPFVIASLLPPGVLLDAQSLRWTLCATDRCFKNPVTTAFFRSVKVLPVSRGEGLYQKGMDMAVSKLNGGGWVHIFPEGSRSRDGGKTIGSSKRGVGRLVLDADNIPMVVPFVHTGMQEVMPIGATFPRFGKTVTVLIGDPIEFDDLLNEEQEESLSRGMLYDAIASRIGHRLHKLKVQVDRLALEQPTAERAAEILQQLDCEPFGIRNHISTEDYLLAQETQAQTNLDCSQEQPLFRMGFWHKGAFASRMCGYMDPSELMGFAARGLFMKHSRSGDRVASVREIGPLRAWKHYLEASLLGRWNTC